The window GGCCCGGCGCGCGACCAGGTCGTTCTCGCGACCAAGGTTTTCAACCCGATGAGCGATGCGCCCAACGACAGCGGCCTCTCTCGCAAGCACATCATGCATTCGATCGACGAGAGTCTACGACGACTGCAAACCGACCATGTCGATCTCTACCAGATCCACCGTTTCGATCACGCAACGCCGATTGAGGAAACCCTGCAGGCGCTGCACGACGTAGTCAAGGCGGGCAAGGCACTCTATATCGGGGCTTCGTCGATGTACGCCTGGCAGTTTGCCAAGATGCTCTTCACCGCCGACGCGATGGGTGTGACACGCTTTGTGACCATGCAGAATCACTACAACCTTGTCTACCGCGAAGAGGAACGGGAGATGATCCCTTTCTGCCGGGACCAGGGCATCGGCCTGATTCCGTGGAGCCCATTAGCGCGGGGATTCCTGGCCGGAAATCGCCGCAAAGAGGACTTCGGAGAGTCGCTCCGTGCCAAAACCGACGACTTCGGCCAACGACTTTATTACAAAGATTCTGACTTTCGGGTCGTCGAGCGAGTGAGCCAAATTGCCCAACGGCGAGGAATCCACAATGCACAAGTGGCACTCGCTTGGGTACTCGCACAGCCCGGTGTCACAGCGCCCATCGTGGGGGCGAGTAAGATGCAACATCTTGACGACGCCGTGGCAGCACTGGGTGTCCAACTGGACGCTAAAGAGCTAAAGTCGCTTGCCGAGCCGTACGAAGTCCATCCCGTGCTCGGACATTCGTAATGCAGAGCGTTTTTCCGGTATTGCCGCCACAAACGGACGATCGAGAGTATTCTAGCTTTCACGCGAGGATGAACCGTGTTACGCCGCAGCGCGATAGTAACGAGTATTTTGGTAGCTTTATTGCTGGCAACAGCCCAGCGTCACACTTCCTTCGCGCAGCAGACATCTGTCGCCCCGCGCGCTGCTGCGAATAAAACGCTGCCTTTGCCAGGAGAGACGTTCACAGTTAATAGGAACGAGGCATTTTTGATCCTGCCCCCGGCGGCCGCAGATAAACGCCCGATTCCGTGGGTGTGGTACGCACCGACACTCGCCGGATTGCCCGGTGACTCCGAACGTTGGATGTTCGAACGGTTCGTGGCCGCAGGGATTGGCATCGCTGGGATTGACGTAGGAGAATCCTACGGCAGCCCAGATGGCCAGACGAAATACACGCGATTTTACGAGACTTTGGTAAACGAGCGCGGATTTTCTCCTCTGCCCGTGCTGCTGGGACGCAGCCGTGGAGGATTAATGTTGCTTTGCTGGGCCTGTGAGAACGCCGATAAGGTCAGCGGCATCGCGGGCATTTATCCCGTCTGCAATATCGCCAGTTATCCGGGCGTTGCAAAGGCGGCAGGCGCGTATGGTCTGACGGCCGACGACCTACAGTCGAAACTCTCCCGATTCAATCCACCCGATCGCCTGGAAGCTCTCGCGAAAGCGAAGGTGCCGCTGTTTGCCATTCACGGCGACGTCGATACTACAGTGCCGCTAGAGCACAATTCTGCCCTGATCGCCACGCGCTATGCCGCGCTGTCCGGAAAGATGGAACTTCTGGTTCCCAAAGGGCAAGGTCACAACATGTGGCCGGGGTTTTTCGAATGTCCGGAGCTAGTCGCGTTTGTGCTTCGAAATGCGCGCGCTCTGGATCAGTAAACAAAAGGGCTCGGATTGCCGATGGCGCGATCGTTAACGTGTAGCCCCCGGCATGGACAATTCATCGCCATCTCTGCCGGCCAAAAAACATTGACAGCGCAAGTCCGGACAGCACGGCCATCGTTAGAGTGGACGGCTCTGGAACGTTTGTCGTGAACGAAAACTCCGTGCGCAGGTCGAAGGCGACTGACGTCGAGCTTCCGCCAAAGTTATTTGTCGCGTCAATCTGTCGATTCGAGAACACGAGGTCGACGGTATAGTTGCTGGACGGAAGCAACGTATCCGCAGGCACCAGGGCATCGGTGAGCAAGTTTGTGCCCTGCGTCGTGAAGGCCACAGCTCCCGATTGGTCGAAAATCGTGAGAAACGTCAAAGGCGTGTTCGCGCCGGACGTGGTTTGAAAACCATTCCAGGAGATCAAGTTCGGCTGGAACACATCGAGATTCTGAAATAGTGAGTACGTGCCGCCAGTGTATTGCGGAACATTATTTGCGTACTGATCGGCAGAAATATCGATCGCTCCCGATTGCGATCCAAGCGTGCCGCCCGCAATTTGAAACGTATAGGTTGAATTTGGATACGCAAAATCCATCGCCGCCTTGCTCAGGAACAGTCCTTGATCACCGTCATACGTCAATCCGTCGTTGGAAGTCAGGTTAAGGGTGTTCTTAGGCGCCACAACCGAGACATTTGCAACATCGGATGGGTCGCTGACCGTCAAGCGCGGCACAAACGAATAGCCAGTCGGCACAGG is drawn from Pirellulales bacterium and contains these coding sequences:
- a CDS encoding aldo/keto reductase, with protein sequence MDYVRLGSTGLKVSRLCLGTMTYGTNRWREWVLEEEEGRPFIRRALELGINFFDTADMYSLGASEEILGRAMRDFGPARDQVVLATKVFNPMSDAPNDSGLSRKHIMHSIDESLRRLQTDHVDLYQIHRFDHATPIEETLQALHDVVKAGKALYIGASSMYAWQFAKMLFTADAMGVTRFVTMQNHYNLVYREEEREMIPFCRDQGIGLIPWSPLARGFLAGNRRKEDFGESLRAKTDDFGQRLYYKDSDFRVVERVSQIAQRRGIHNAQVALAWVLAQPGVTAPIVGASKMQHLDDAVAALGVQLDAKELKSLAEPYEVHPVLGHS
- a CDS encoding alpha/beta hydrolase produces the protein MILPPAAADKRPIPWVWYAPTLAGLPGDSERWMFERFVAAGIGIAGIDVGESYGSPDGQTKYTRFYETLVNERGFSPLPVLLGRSRGGLMLLCWACENADKVSGIAGIYPVCNIASYPGVAKAAGAYGLTADDLQSKLSRFNPPDRLEALAKAKVPLFAIHGDVDTTVPLEHNSALIATRYAALSGKMELLVPKGQGHNMWPGFFECPELVAFVLRNARALDQ